TAACTTCTTTCTCTACCGTATCCCGGCGAAGTTTCACGTACAAGCCGTCCAAATATAAGACAGAATAACGTTTGGATAGTGGACGATGGTGCCATTTCTCGATGTCTTCTTTCACGACATCGGTAATACGGCTGATCGTCGCTGGAGAATAAGCATTTCCTAGAATTCGTTCGATAAACTTGCCAATTTCCCGTGTACTCATGCCACTTTGATATATCCTGATGATGGCTTCCTCCAGCCAGCCGGTGTGGCGTTGATAAGGGGCAAACAACTGTGTTTGAAATTCCCCGTTTCGGTCTCTTGGCACCAAAAGACCCTCAATCCGGCCATATTGCGTATCTGGATTTCGTTGATAGTAGCCGTT
This genomic interval from Caldalkalibacillus thermarum contains the following:
- a CDS encoding transposase — translated: MTLESVIRQFVKEKLELIMRGEIKHFLELEQAGTSNMRNGYYQRNPDTQYGRIEGLLVPRDRNGEFQTQLFAPYQRHTGWLEEAIIRIYQSGMSTREIGKFIERILGNAYSPATISRITDVVKEDIEKWHHRPLSKRYSVLYLDGLYVKLRRDTVEKEV